The following coding sequences lie in one Spinacia oleracea cultivar Varoflay chromosome 1, BTI_SOV_V1, whole genome shotgun sequence genomic window:
- the LOC110783994 gene encoding F-box/FBD/LRR-repeat protein At1g13570-like isoform X2: MAQKGSKKTKSVTPQVDVHYTRYKKRKSLNNQPDMISDLPKDVLYRIIERLPLRDAARMSILSHKWQKIWASTPHLAFDTHFFTRVLKKKVPEAHEFLEIASKILFQHDGPIPKLSLWVPELKSCPDVTHWIAFLSRTGLREFDLCNKYRTPLKLSPHLFSCKDLEKLMLYRCIFSLPLNFKGFPKLTSLKLYGINIVYNTLKHLIGSCPLLQNLVLKDFSGMENKHIIVDAPNLRNLVIDGVFGSLDVKVPEDLVSASFVLQKLTINRREEESSYDLINALANSSRLEWLCLGGHICKVLFESCSLPNTCQKLKNLELQSLHLDDLNDFSSAVSCLQSFPNIETLNISVNTSKSLDEHVLVYNPDCTLHHLRCAKIGICSGSSTELKLIEFLLDCSPVLEKLYISLTMPLKQSRHSRMTSQLNRFRRASRKVEVVCPERKVYPKVPVSVSFPSSSSAQHITIDSSSSDDTYYL, from the exons ATGGCTCAAAAAGGATCAAAGAAAACAAAGAGTGTTACCCCTCAAGTTGATGTGCACTATACTAGATACAAGAAAAGGAAAAGCCTTAACAATCAACCTGATATGATTAGTGATTTGCCTAAAGATGTATTATACAGAATCATTGAACGCTTACCTCTTCGTGATGCTGCAAGAATGTCTATTCTCTCACATAAATGGCAAAAGATTTGGGCTTCAACCCCCCATCTTGCTTTTGATACTCACTTCTTTACAAGGGTCCTTAAAAAGAAAGTACCTGAAGCCCATGAATTTCTCGAAATTGCGAGTAAAATACTTTTTCAACATGATGGTCCTATTCCAAAGTTGTCATTATGGGTTCCGGAACTGAAATCTTGTCCAGATGTTACTCACTGGATAGCGTTTCTTTCACGAACGGGTCTTAGAGAATTCGATCTTTGTAATAAGTACCGGACCCCTCTTAAGTTGAGCCCACATCTCTTCTCTTGTAAGGACTTGGAAAAGTTGATGCTTTATCGCTGCATATTCAGTCTTCCTCTTAATTTTAAGGGGTTTCCGAAGCTGACAAGCCTCAAGCTCTATGGAATCAACATAGTATACAACACACTCAAACATCTGATTGGAAGTTGCCCATTACTACAGAATTTAGTTTTAAAAGACTTTTCTGGTATGGAGAATAAACACATCATTGTTGATGCTCCAAACCTCAGAAACTTGGTTATTGATGGTGTGTTTGGTTCACTTGATGTTAAAGTTCCCGAGGATCTTGTTTCAGCCTCATTTGTTCTGCAGAAGTTAACAATAAATCGTCGTGAAGAGGAGAGTTCATATGATCTGATCAATGCTCTTGCAAATTCAAGTAGACTTGAATGGCTTTGTCTAGGAGGTCATATTTGTAAG GTTTTGTTCGAATCATGCAGTCTTCCTAATACTTGTCAGAAATTGAAAAATCTGGAATTGCAGTCTCTCCATTTGGATGACCTTAATGATTTTTCTTCTGCGGTTAGCTGTTTACAGAGCTTTCCCAACATTGAAACACTTAATATCTCT GTTAATACAAGCAAAAGTCTGGATGAACATGTGTTGGTATACAATCCTGACTGTACATTACACCACCTGCGTTGTGCTAAAATTGGAATTTGTAGTGGTTCTAGTACAGAGCTGAAGTTGATTGAGTTTTTGTTAGATTGCTCCCCTGTGCTTGAGAAATTATATATATCATTGACCATGCCCCTAAAGCAGAGCCGCCACTCAAGGATGACATCGCAGTTGAACCGGTTTCGTAGAGCATCACGAAAGGTAGAAGTTGTCTGTCCTGAGCGCAAAGTCTACCCAAAAGTTCCTGTATCAGTATCATTTCCTTCCTCTTCGTCTGCTCAACATATTACTATAGATTCCTCGTCCTCTGATGATACCTACTATTTATAG
- the LOC110783993 gene encoding B3 domain-containing protein Os01g0723500-like isoform X1 has protein sequence MRDLRVDKRLHQSCLLLLPLLVEMANVCAKCKTWRKNQYWNVFPHNKHHFFKVMLGDFRNYLRIPRKFKDEYTEKLSKEMTLRGPSGNYWTAALAQRGEDIQLQDGWRDFVKDHSLEEGNFLVFQHVKDSLFDVLIFDKTGCEREDSHFVEQDGDLCHENCCTMFKNTNQQTNNTSLLSEDEDEDEDEDEEESQQELGTNSKTRQWKYYESNRRPITKKDKERAFHLASKHSTTRPSCMIKMRPSHVHHLFILTINRDFADHCLSKESQDILLRVDSKIWKVALKHRNVQCTLNKGWAQFVLENNLETEDYCVLELADTGESQQTLTLDVYIFRAVKEIVPLKVVLPS, from the exons AtgagagatttgagagtggacaAGAGGCTGCATCAAAGTTGTTTGTTACTCCTTCCATTACTTGTTG AAATGGCAAATGTTTGTGCAAAATGCAAGACGTGGAGGAAAAACCAATACTGGAATGTATTTCCTCATAACAAACATCATTTTTTCAAGGTTATGCTAGGCGACTTTCGCAACTATCTG AGAATTCCGAGGAAATTCAAAGATGAGTACACAGAGAAACTATCGAAAGAGATGACTCTTCGAGGTCCAAGTGGAAACTACTGGACTGCGGCTCTTGCACAGAGAGGAGAGGACATTCAACTGCAAGATGGGTGGAGAGATTTTGTCAAGGACCACAGCCTAGAAGAAGGGAACTTTCTAGTGTTCCAACATGTTAAGGATTCATTATTCGATGTTCTGATATTTGATAAAACTGGGTGTGAAAGAGAAGACTCTCACTTTGTTGAACAAGACGGGGACTTATGTCATGAGAACTGTTGCACCATGTTTAAGAACACCAATCAACAAACAAACAATACTTCATTGTTATCCGAGGATGAAGATGAGGATGAAGATGAGGATGAGGAGGAAAGCCAGCAAGAACTAG GAACTAATTCAAAGACTCGGCAATGGAAGTACTATGAATCAAACAGAAGACCAATCACAAAAAAGGATAAGGAGAGAGCTTTCCATTTGGCTTCCAAGCACTCAACAACTCGGCCTTCTTGCATGATAAAGATGAGGCCGAGCCATGTCCATCACTTATTTAtactg ACAATCAATAGAGACTTTGCAGATCATTGCCTTTCTAAGGAGTCTCAGGATATTTTGCTGAGGGTCGATTCCAAGATCTGGAAAGTAGCACTCAAACACAGGAATGTGCAGTGCACATTGAACAAGGGGTGGGCACAGTTTGTGCTTGAAAATAACTTGGAAACAGAAGATTATTGTGTTCTAGAGTTGGCAGATACAGGGGAAAGCCAGCAAACACTAACCTTGGACGTTTACATATTTCGAGCTGTTAAAGAAATCGTTCCTTTGAAAGTAGTTCTGCCTTCATAA
- the LOC110783994 gene encoding F-box/FBD/LRR-repeat protein At1g13570-like isoform X1 produces the protein MVKFSMAQKGSKKTKSVTPQVDVHYTRYKKRKSLNNQPDMISDLPKDVLYRIIERLPLRDAARMSILSHKWQKIWASTPHLAFDTHFFTRVLKKKVPEAHEFLEIASKILFQHDGPIPKLSLWVPELKSCPDVTHWIAFLSRTGLREFDLCNKYRTPLKLSPHLFSCKDLEKLMLYRCIFSLPLNFKGFPKLTSLKLYGINIVYNTLKHLIGSCPLLQNLVLKDFSGMENKHIIVDAPNLRNLVIDGVFGSLDVKVPEDLVSASFVLQKLTINRREEESSYDLINALANSSRLEWLCLGGHICKVLFESCSLPNTCQKLKNLELQSLHLDDLNDFSSAVSCLQSFPNIETLNISVNTSKSLDEHVLVYNPDCTLHHLRCAKIGICSGSSTELKLIEFLLDCSPVLEKLYISLTMPLKQSRHSRMTSQLNRFRRASRKVEVVCPERKVYPKVPVSVSFPSSSSAQHITIDSSSSDDTYYL, from the exons ATGGTCAAATTTAGTATGGCTCAAAAAGGATCAAAGAAAACAAAGAGTGTTACCCCTCAAGTTGATGTGCACTATACTAGATACAAGAAAAGGAAAAGCCTTAACAATCAACCTGATATGATTAGTGATTTGCCTAAAGATGTATTATACAGAATCATTGAACGCTTACCTCTTCGTGATGCTGCAAGAATGTCTATTCTCTCACATAAATGGCAAAAGATTTGGGCTTCAACCCCCCATCTTGCTTTTGATACTCACTTCTTTACAAGGGTCCTTAAAAAGAAAGTACCTGAAGCCCATGAATTTCTCGAAATTGCGAGTAAAATACTTTTTCAACATGATGGTCCTATTCCAAAGTTGTCATTATGGGTTCCGGAACTGAAATCTTGTCCAGATGTTACTCACTGGATAGCGTTTCTTTCACGAACGGGTCTTAGAGAATTCGATCTTTGTAATAAGTACCGGACCCCTCTTAAGTTGAGCCCACATCTCTTCTCTTGTAAGGACTTGGAAAAGTTGATGCTTTATCGCTGCATATTCAGTCTTCCTCTTAATTTTAAGGGGTTTCCGAAGCTGACAAGCCTCAAGCTCTATGGAATCAACATAGTATACAACACACTCAAACATCTGATTGGAAGTTGCCCATTACTACAGAATTTAGTTTTAAAAGACTTTTCTGGTATGGAGAATAAACACATCATTGTTGATGCTCCAAACCTCAGAAACTTGGTTATTGATGGTGTGTTTGGTTCACTTGATGTTAAAGTTCCCGAGGATCTTGTTTCAGCCTCATTTGTTCTGCAGAAGTTAACAATAAATCGTCGTGAAGAGGAGAGTTCATATGATCTGATCAATGCTCTTGCAAATTCAAGTAGACTTGAATGGCTTTGTCTAGGAGGTCATATTTGTAAG GTTTTGTTCGAATCATGCAGTCTTCCTAATACTTGTCAGAAATTGAAAAATCTGGAATTGCAGTCTCTCCATTTGGATGACCTTAATGATTTTTCTTCTGCGGTTAGCTGTTTACAGAGCTTTCCCAACATTGAAACACTTAATATCTCT GTTAATACAAGCAAAAGTCTGGATGAACATGTGTTGGTATACAATCCTGACTGTACATTACACCACCTGCGTTGTGCTAAAATTGGAATTTGTAGTGGTTCTAGTACAGAGCTGAAGTTGATTGAGTTTTTGTTAGATTGCTCCCCTGTGCTTGAGAAATTATATATATCATTGACCATGCCCCTAAAGCAGAGCCGCCACTCAAGGATGACATCGCAGTTGAACCGGTTTCGTAGAGCATCACGAAAGGTAGAAGTTGTCTGTCCTGAGCGCAAAGTCTACCCAAAAGTTCCTGTATCAGTATCATTTCCTTCCTCTTCGTCTGCTCAACATATTACTATAGATTCCTCGTCCTCTGATGATACCTACTATTTATAG
- the LOC110783993 gene encoding B3 domain-containing protein Os01g0723500-like isoform X2 yields MANVCAKCKTWRKNQYWNVFPHNKHHFFKVMLGDFRNYLRIPRKFKDEYTEKLSKEMTLRGPSGNYWTAALAQRGEDIQLQDGWRDFVKDHSLEEGNFLVFQHVKDSLFDVLIFDKTGCEREDSHFVEQDGDLCHENCCTMFKNTNQQTNNTSLLSEDEDEDEDEDEEESQQELGTNSKTRQWKYYESNRRPITKKDKERAFHLASKHSTTRPSCMIKMRPSHVHHLFILTINRDFADHCLSKESQDILLRVDSKIWKVALKHRNVQCTLNKGWAQFVLENNLETEDYCVLELADTGESQQTLTLDVYIFRAVKEIVPLKVVLPS; encoded by the exons ATGGCAAATGTTTGTGCAAAATGCAAGACGTGGAGGAAAAACCAATACTGGAATGTATTTCCTCATAACAAACATCATTTTTTCAAGGTTATGCTAGGCGACTTTCGCAACTATCTG AGAATTCCGAGGAAATTCAAAGATGAGTACACAGAGAAACTATCGAAAGAGATGACTCTTCGAGGTCCAAGTGGAAACTACTGGACTGCGGCTCTTGCACAGAGAGGAGAGGACATTCAACTGCAAGATGGGTGGAGAGATTTTGTCAAGGACCACAGCCTAGAAGAAGGGAACTTTCTAGTGTTCCAACATGTTAAGGATTCATTATTCGATGTTCTGATATTTGATAAAACTGGGTGTGAAAGAGAAGACTCTCACTTTGTTGAACAAGACGGGGACTTATGTCATGAGAACTGTTGCACCATGTTTAAGAACACCAATCAACAAACAAACAATACTTCATTGTTATCCGAGGATGAAGATGAGGATGAAGATGAGGATGAGGAGGAAAGCCAGCAAGAACTAG GAACTAATTCAAAGACTCGGCAATGGAAGTACTATGAATCAAACAGAAGACCAATCACAAAAAAGGATAAGGAGAGAGCTTTCCATTTGGCTTCCAAGCACTCAACAACTCGGCCTTCTTGCATGATAAAGATGAGGCCGAGCCATGTCCATCACTTATTTAtactg ACAATCAATAGAGACTTTGCAGATCATTGCCTTTCTAAGGAGTCTCAGGATATTTTGCTGAGGGTCGATTCCAAGATCTGGAAAGTAGCACTCAAACACAGGAATGTGCAGTGCACATTGAACAAGGGGTGGGCACAGTTTGTGCTTGAAAATAACTTGGAAACAGAAGATTATTGTGTTCTAGAGTTGGCAGATACAGGGGAAAGCCAGCAAACACTAACCTTGGACGTTTACATATTTCGAGCTGTTAAAGAAATCGTTCCTTTGAAAGTAGTTCTGCCTTCATAA